In one Syntrophales bacterium genomic region, the following are encoded:
- the tnpA gene encoding IS200/IS605 family transposase translates to MSRFRKLSQTLWHCQYHIVWVPKYRFRILKGEIKEEVLECIKMFSEQQRCEVQELNIRIDHVHLLVMLPPKISVSNYVGTVKGRTAIRVLNKFRKLKQKPYWGNHFWARGYCVDTVGLDEEMIRKYVKYQENQEKKAEKSRY, encoded by the coding sequence ATGAGCAGATTCCGTAAACTATCACAAACGCTATGGCATTGCCAGTACCACATTGTATGGGTCCCAAAGTACAGGTTCAGAATCTTAAAAGGTGAGATCAAAGAAGAAGTACTTGAATGTATTAAGATGTTTTCAGAACAACAGAGATGTGAAGTTCAGGAATTGAACATCCGGATTGACCATGTACACCTTCTTGTAATGCTTCCTCCCAAAATATCTGTCTCAAATTACGTTGGGACAGTAAAAGGCAGGACAGCGATACGAGTGCTGAATAAGTTTCGTAAGCTGAAGCAAAAACCCTATTGGGGGAACCATTTCTGGGCCAGAGGCTACTGTGTTGATACAGTAGGTTTGGACGAAGAAATGATCCGAAAGTATGTAAAGTACCAAGAAAACCAGGAAAAGAAAGCAGAGAAATCAAGGTACTAA